The Chelatococcus sp. HY11 genome includes a window with the following:
- the rpsL gene encoding 30S ribosomal protein S12 — protein MPTINQLISKPRVAPKSRNKVPALEACPQKRGVCTRVYTTTPKKPNSALRKVAKVRLTNGFEVIGYIPGEGHNLQEHSVVMIRGGRVKDLPGVRYHILRGVLDTQGVKNRKQRRSKYGAKRPK, from the coding sequence ATGCCGACGATCAACCAGTTGATCAGCAAGCCGCGGGTGGCGCCCAAGAGCCGTAACAAGGTTCCTGCGCTGGAGGCTTGCCCTCAGAAGCGTGGCGTTTGCACGCGTGTCTACACGACCACGCCGAAGAAGCCGAACTCGGCTCTGCGTAAGGTCGCCAAGGTCCGGTTGACGAATGGCTTTGAAGTGATCGGTTACATCCCGGGCGAGGGGCATAACCTCCAGGAGCACTCGGTCGTGATGATCCGTGGTGGCCGTGTGAAGGACCTTCCGGGCGTTCGCTACCACATCCTGCGCGGTGTCCTCGATACCCAGGGCGTGAAGAACCGCAAGCAGCGCCGTTCGAAGTACGGCGCGAAGCGGCCGAAGTAA
- the rpsG gene encoding 30S ribosomal protein S7: MSRRHSAEKREIIPDPKFGDIVVTKFMNSIMRDGKKSAAEAIVYGAFDIIEQKLKSEPLGVFKQALENVAPAIEVRSRRVGGATYQVPVEVRTDRRQALAIRWLIQAARSRNDKTMVERLSSELMDASSNRGSAVKKREDTHRMAESNRAFSHYRW; the protein is encoded by the coding sequence ATGTCCCGTCGTCACAGTGCCGAGAAGCGCGAGATCATTCCGGACCCGAAGTTCGGTGACATCGTCGTTACGAAGTTCATGAACTCGATCATGCGCGACGGCAAGAAGTCGGCCGCTGAAGCGATCGTCTATGGTGCGTTCGACATCATTGAGCAGAAACTGAAGAGCGAGCCGCTCGGCGTGTTCAAGCAGGCCCTCGAGAACGTGGCGCCGGCCATCGAAGTGCGCTCCCGCCGTGTCGGCGGTGCGACCTATCAGGTTCCGGTCGAGGTTCGCACGGACCGTCGCCAGGCGCTGGCCATCCGCTGGCTGATCCAGGCCGCGCGGTCGCGCAACGACAAGACCATGGTCGAGCGCCTGTCGTCCGAGCTGATGGACGCCTCGAGCAATCGCGGCAGCGCCGTGAAGAAGCGCGAGGACACACACCGGATGGCTGAGTCCAACCGTGCCTTCTCGCATTACCGCTGGTAA
- the fusA gene encoding elongation factor G — protein MPRTHAIGDYRNFGIMAHIDAGKTTTTERILYYTGKSHKIGEVHEGAATMDWMEQEQERGITITSAATTCIWREKRLNIIDTPGHVDFTIEVERSLRVLDGAVCVLDGNQGVEPQTETVWRQADKYDVPRIVFVNKMDKIGADFFKCVKDIIDRVAGKPVCLQIPIGSESNFKGVVDLIAMKAIVWEDESLGARFNQVEIPAELADQAVEYRTKLVEAAVELDDDAMSAYLEGNEPDEETLRRLVRLAVQKRAFHPVLCGSAFKNKGVQPLLDAVVDFLPSPLDRGAISGIDFNTEEPTVRNPSDDEPFSMLAFKIMDDPFVGTITFCRVYSGHVDSGTSILNSTRDKKERVGRMLLMHANNREDIKEAYAGDIVALAGLKEVRTGDTLCDNLKPVILEKMEFPEPVIEIAIEPKSKADQEKLGIALSKLAAEDPSFRVSTDQESGQTILKGMGELHLDIKVDILKRTYKVDANIGAPQVAYREKITKKVEIDYTHKKQTGGTGQFARVKFIIEPNETGAGYEFESKIVGGSVPKEYIPGVEKGLNSVLGAGILAGFPVVDVKVQLIDGAFHEVDSSALAFEIASRAALREGLQKGGSVLLEPIMKVEVVTPEDYTGSVIGDLNSRRGQIQGQDMRGNAVVINAMVPLANMFGYVNTLRSMSQGRATYTMQFDHYEQVPQAVAAEVQAKYA, from the coding sequence ATGCCGCGCACTCATGCCATTGGCGACTACCGTAACTTCGGCATCATGGCCCACATCGATGCGGGCAAGACGACGACGACGGAGCGCATCCTTTATTACACGGGCAAGAGCCACAAGATCGGTGAGGTCCATGAGGGCGCTGCCACCATGGATTGGATGGAGCAGGAGCAGGAGCGTGGCATCACGATCACGTCCGCCGCGACCACCTGCATCTGGCGCGAGAAGCGTCTGAACATCATCGACACCCCTGGCCACGTGGATTTCACCATCGAAGTCGAGCGCTCGCTGCGCGTTCTCGATGGCGCGGTTTGCGTTCTCGACGGCAACCAGGGCGTCGAGCCGCAGACTGAGACCGTATGGCGTCAGGCTGACAAGTATGACGTGCCGCGCATCGTGTTCGTCAACAAGATGGACAAGATCGGCGCTGACTTCTTCAAATGCGTCAAGGACATCATTGATCGCGTGGCCGGCAAGCCTGTCTGCCTGCAGATCCCGATCGGCTCCGAGTCCAATTTCAAGGGCGTCGTCGATCTCATCGCGATGAAAGCCATCGTGTGGGAAGATGAGTCTCTCGGCGCGCGCTTCAACCAGGTCGAGATTCCGGCGGAGCTCGCCGACCAGGCCGTTGAATACCGCACGAAGCTCGTCGAGGCCGCTGTCGAGCTCGATGACGACGCCATGAGCGCCTACCTCGAGGGCAACGAGCCCGACGAGGAGACCCTGCGCCGGCTCGTTCGTCTCGCTGTCCAGAAGCGCGCCTTCCATCCGGTGCTGTGTGGGTCCGCCTTCAAGAACAAGGGCGTGCAGCCGCTTCTCGACGCCGTGGTCGATTTCCTGCCGTCGCCGCTCGATCGTGGCGCGATCTCGGGTATCGATTTCAACACGGAAGAGCCGACCGTTCGTAATCCGTCTGACGATGAGCCCTTCTCCATGCTCGCGTTCAAGATCATGGACGATCCCTTCGTCGGCACCATCACGTTCTGCCGCGTCTATTCGGGCCACGTCGACTCCGGTACGTCGATCCTCAACTCGACCCGCGACAAGAAGGAGCGCGTCGGCCGCATGCTCCTGATGCATGCGAACAACCGCGAAGACATCAAGGAAGCCTACGCTGGCGACATCGTCGCGCTTGCCGGCCTCAAGGAAGTCCGCACGGGCGACACGCTCTGCGACAACCTGAAACCGGTCATTCTCGAGAAGATGGAGTTCCCTGAGCCCGTCATCGAGATCGCGATCGAGCCGAAGTCGAAGGCCGATCAGGAGAAGCTCGGTATCGCCCTGTCGAAACTTGCGGCCGAGGATCCCTCCTTCCGCGTGTCGACCGACCAGGAGTCCGGCCAGACGATCCTCAAGGGCATGGGCGAGCTTCACCTCGACATCAAGGTCGACATCCTGAAGCGTACCTACAAGGTGGACGCCAATATCGGCGCGCCGCAGGTCGCCTATCGCGAGAAGATCACGAAGAAGGTCGAGATCGACTACACGCACAAGAAGCAGACCGGTGGTACCGGCCAGTTCGCCCGCGTGAAGTTCATCATCGAGCCGAATGAGACGGGCGCGGGCTACGAGTTCGAGTCCAAGATCGTCGGTGGCTCGGTGCCGAAGGAATATATCCCCGGCGTCGAAAAGGGCCTCAACAGCGTGCTCGGCGCTGGCATCCTCGCCGGCTTCCCGGTGGTGGACGTCAAGGTCCAGCTGATCGACGGCGCCTTCCACGAAGTCGACTCGTCGGCTCTCGCCTTCGAAATCGCCTCCCGTGCGGCGTTGCGTGAAGGCCTTCAGAAGGGCGGCTCGGTCCTGCTCGAGCCGATCATGAAGGTCGAGGTCGTGACCCCCGAGGACTACACCGGTTCCGTCATCGGCGATCTGAACTCTCGCCGTGGACAGATCCAGGGCCAGGATATGCGTGGCAATGCCGTGGTGATCAACGCCATGGTGCCGCTCGCGAATATGTTTGGCTACGTGAATACCCTGCGCTCGATGAGCCAGGGCCGTGCGACCTACACCATGCAGTTCGACCACTACGAGCAGGTGCCGCAGGCGGTCGCCGCCGAGGTTCAGGCCAAGTACGCCTGA